The Sparus aurata chromosome 14, fSpaAur1.1, whole genome shotgun sequence region CAATTTTATAGCAACTTTCTACCTCTGTTACAGAAACATGTAGGAGAGAAGAGAGTAAGTGGAGGGTAGTTAGAAAGGAGCAAGGTGTTTTACATTTCTACAGTAATTATAAAAGCTGCTGTTAGGAGGAGTGCTGAAATCGGCTTGAGTGTAATGCAGTCTCATGAAACAATCTAGCCGAACTAAATATGTACAGAGAAGTGATTTAAATAGAGATGCATAAGGTGTGATTTCTGTGCAGGCagtatatgaaaaaaaaatcacatttgaaaAGCTGTCTGGCTGAAAGTAGCAGTAAACTCACTCCAGCAGAGGTGTCTTCGTTTAAGATATCTGTGCTTAATGGACGTGGTTCTATGGCTGAGTAGGAGCTGGCTAAattaaaaatccttaaaatgacaggaaaaaaaccATCGAATTAAGTAGTAAGTATTGTTTTGTGCAATACTAGTACCTCTTCTCAGGGTCTCATCTGCTGACAGTGAGCAACAGAAGCTAATATGGAGTCCGCTAACATActtccagcacagcacagaagtTCAACGGAGCCCCGTGGAATTCCTATTTCTAAGCAGATATAACTTAACAAAGATAATgatttaaaactaaaaaattAGAAATTGGCAAAGcctattatatttattatttagacATTTCACATCAAATTCACTCTTGTTTCTAGTTGTTTCCCtgcattttgttatttgttgtaCAGTATCATTTATTCTCCTGTGAATTATATTAAATGTAACTTTAATGATGGAAACACCTTCTGGAATATGTAGAATCAAGTTTTGTAATAGAACATTTCtcactaaataaaaaaacaacaacttgtttttcttgtgtggtttgtgtgtgttaactgtGCAGGATGAGAGAAGTCCAGATAAAGCAGGCCACCAGTCAGATGATGAGAGATGGGACACACCACCTCCAAAACCTCCCCGCATACGCAGGTAagacatgttttgtgtttggataCTTGGAcctttttcagatttttttatttatttattttatcatctgTTCACAGCCGCTTTAATTAAGGTTCGCCAAATGCTCGCAATGTGAATGTggctggatttaaaaaaaaaatttaaaaaaagccaaCCTCCACATGGATGAATGAACATGCTCACGCAGAAGTGAGCAGTAGGTGTGAAGTGGCCCATCACTGAACACAgtgggtgttgtgttttgtaggaGGGACGCcagaattattatttatttttttgaaatcCCAGCACAACAGTTTGTGTGAAGCGCACAATGAAAACATATTAAACTGACCAAACAGGAGCAGCAGGCGTCGCTTTCACCTCGAACAAACTGCAGCGCTCTGACACATTAGCTCCCCGTCGGCCCACAGATGCGCCCGGCCTCCACTTTGCTGAAGTTAACTTCTGTTTGGCTGTTAACAACTGTCATGGCCTGAGGAGGGGCTGTATTTATAGATCATTTTGCAACACTTACCAGTACTCTGCAACACTACGCCGTGTTGCATGTGCCACAACCCTAGGGCGAGTTTAAGTAGAACAGCTATATCTTTCATCTCCGCCTTCTTTGAGAACAAATACCGGCTTTTTCGCACTTGCAGGCGTTTGGTTTCAAACAGCACACACGGCACTGTATTTGTCATGTGCATACTGTAAGTACACCCTCGCTTTTCCTCGTCTTGGGCAATTTTTCATTCTGTTCTCAACCCTCATCTTcttccctctgctccctctcctctcatttttGAGTTTGCTGCCCAGCAGGGGTTGTGTTCCACTTTCTCCCAGCCAGTTTGTCTTCAGTCCCTCGTCTTCTGATTTATCCACAGAAGGCTGTTAGCGCGGCGATACATACAACTTTTTAAACAAGCCAACAACATAGAGGCGCGGAGAGTTGCCTCGTAGCTGTTGctttaatgtcacagaggaCGTCTTGTTGCCAGGAGACTGTTTCACTTAATTACCTGTTGCTAGAAGCATTGTCTAATAACATCCCGTTTAACAGCATTCTGTGCGTCTGTGTAAATCATTTGCTCTGTGCTAATCCGTGTGAtttaatttgaacattttaattcttCACTCTGAACCCATCTTCATATTCTTATCACCGGAAAGAAAATCCAGCGTGacctttgttttgttctctcaCTGCTCAAATTATCATGCTCTTCTTGCTGTGCTTAAATTGACGACTGCACCAGCTGGTTTGATGGgaaagcaaacatttttcaGAGTGCCTAATTTTGGGATGTAGCTGCAAATGATCTGTTTACTGAAaagtttctttcctcctcttaaGTAAAACATCCAAATTTGATCAAATGCCAGAATAGGAAGCTTTCCTGCAAGTGGCACAGAGCGCGGCTGTCAGGAATATGTGTGCTTCTCTGTCTGCTTGACTCCTAAATCTTACACTCGgtatgtgtctctctctctttgtgtcatCCCTCAGTTTCCTGATGTAAAAATGTCGAGGTCTAGTTTAAGCTTGAGAGTATTCTAGCGATGGTGGAAGCTATTTTTACCAACATAGTCCACATTCTGCCGGCCACACTCCCCCTGGGTCACTTCAGGAGTGCCAGTGTGTGTATGGGAAATTTTtgtcaaatgtgtgtgtgtgtgtttgcgttagaaagagaaaaatactgCAGGAACTCTGAGGCTGTCATCAAGGTCCCACATACTGAGTCATGGCTTTTAAATACCGTACATACACCGGTATTCACAGCCACGCCCTGGAAGACTCATATCCATCAGTAGCACCAAAAAGTGGCATTTAATCGTTAGATTTTTAGTCTTGTGTAGTTATTTGTTTATCGAATcgaattatttattttaccttgaattaaacactttgttttgatgttgatATTCAGGCCCACTGAGATCTATAATCCATGACATGTTgggttaaaggtgcagtatgtgagAAGTGGCcatctgttgaattcatacCTCAAACAAATACGAGGCAGCAAATCATCTGGGTAAACTTATTATGAGACAAGAAGGGCTgcggctagctggttagctcatataaactgatatttcttcacatttcatCCCCTTTTTTTGtaggaaaatgtttttatttctcacacTAAGGTTTTAAACACTATTTCTTCGTTATCTGATAAGAAGATCTAGGGTCATGTTGGCACAAATTCTGGTACAGACACACCTTTCTCTACCCTCCAACATATGCTAATCAAGGATATCAAGGCCTGTCTTCTTCTACGGCACCAATTCAGGCAAATCCATCCTGATGTAGAAAAACCAAGGTTGATTTTATtcttctaaaacaaaaaaatcatggaAGTTAGAGCGCTCCCATCTTAATCAACCAACATGTATTATGGAACATGAGTGAAATAAATACAcgcaaaaaagaaaaccacGCTTGCAACACTTAAcaagaaattcaacaataataacatgttggaaatgtttgaaaaaggaACCATTCAAACATCACAATGAAAACTACTAAAATTACAGTATCCTTACAATTGTCTGTGACAGGTTGTGCTAACAATAAGTCATTCTATACTAACCCAATGCAGTAGATGTCCATAACCTCTGTAATCCTACCAAATGTCTTTTACTGATGTTTGATTATTCCTCTTATTCATAAATTCCTATTTCACAGTTTATTTTGAGGGATTCTGTGCTGAGGAGATTAAACTCTCCAAAAGAGTCACCTCAGGACTTGGAAGTGGCACATGTCTCCTTTGCTTGTTAGCATTTCAGGTCGCTAGTTCTTATCACTTGCAAACAGTCAAATTGATGATCGTCTAATCCGGgacgctgacacacacatttgtttttaatcggTGATCTAAATCTCTGtggtctgagtgtgtgtctctgtgtgtgtgtgtgtggttagcgACTTTTCCTGATCGCCTGTATGCATCTCTCCTCTGAACAACCTGAAACAGGAAGTGCCTCTTCAAGCTTTATCACTTTCTGGCACATCCCGCCGCTGTGAACCAACACTCTGATTAAAAATGCAGCATCTTCCCTCTGGAGTACAGACGTGCGGAGGGCACAGTGCTCTCGCTgtgcgtctgtgtttgtgcatgcatgCGAGTGTGGGTGGTGTTGGCGCATAAATCTCAAGTTCTTGTGAGGAACGTGCATCTGTGTGCAttcgtgtgtgtatgtacatgaTGTTTGTGCGGCCGAGGTTAGCTCTTTACGCTGTCCCCAGAATGCCAAAGCAGTATGGATGATTATAGTGTTTTTATGCCTCAGGGCAAACGTGGAAGAATTCGCAGCGCATGGTTAGCTGTGCATGATGCCTTTTGAAGCTTGTTGAAGAGTCTCAGAGTAGTTGCAGAGATTCTGCAGAAGCTTTTCACGGATTTCAGAATAAATCTGAAACAGCAGAAATATTGGGTAACTTTGTTTATACATCCATCTATCTTTATCTATAgtagagctgcagtgattagCTGATGTTCGTGATTGAAAGAAAATTTGTTAAAACCATTTTggtttttcaagcaaaaacgTCCAACTTTTGctgcttccagcttcttaaatgtaagaatttgttgtattttgtgtcatttagGATAGCgattttttggtttttggactgttggttggacaaaagaagcaaattgaaaaaaataactgatgaATCTGCAGTTAATCAGCACTGTCAGTTACTGTCAGTTGCATCCCTATGACTGATATATTCATAGACAGGTAGTGTTCATCAATGTATAGTATTTTTCAAGATGCAAAATGTTTCCTATAAtgacattgttattattatttcaacGGTTGTTCTCTATATTGATATTCCTTTAGTGTTTATACAGCAGCCTCCACTACTGGAGCCCACAGGACTTGTTAAAGTTGTttacaaacacattaataaacaaaaacatctgccTACAACTACAGCAGaaactgcagaaagaaaaaatttCACCTCCGGCGaagcaataaataaaacatttacagctcTAAAATAGATGTgactaaaacatttatttatttttttagaacATCTGTTCACGCATTACAAGTCAAGGGAATCCGTTCCAAAACGTCAACATGATTCTAACGAGGCGGGTtaccttgttgaagaggtgaaAGCCACACTAACATTATTCAACTAGATGGAAAACAAGGAAAAGGTAGTTATAAACGAAGATCGACTATGAAGATCCAGTTCTTGGTACAGCGGTTGTGTTGCAGGGTTGCTGACGTTTTGTAGTAAAATTAAAAGAAGGTTGAATGTAAATGATGTTTGTCTGATGCACATATGTAGAAAACCTGATTTTACGGATCATCCGCACAACATTCACTGAAGTTTCCTAATTTTTCTACAgataaacagatttattttgatGTAAACCAAAGCTCGACTGCTTCTTTTATCCATTTGATGTAAACCCACATAATATTTCGATTCATACTCCCATTTTTCACGGATGTCCTCGATTTCATCCATCCCGTTGCTTCTACTTATTTGTTTTCCTGTAATAGCTCTGCTCCCCCTCAGGGATCATTTATCTCATCTTAGAGGGAGACAGTCGCCACCAGTGGGAATCGTCATCCGTGTAATTattaaaaacagtattttttatgCTCGCTCAGGCAACGAAGATAATATAGAAGGAGAAAAAtctcaaaaagataatttatgttttcattaaaggAAGCTCCATAGGAATAATGGTGTTCGTGGAGGCAAATATGACCATTATCTTACCCAGAAGAGACAATTTTACATCGTCAGCCGATGATCGCAACGCTGAGGCGTTACGAGGAAGCCTTTTATTGTTCGACTGCAACTCAGAAGTTGATGAAGAGAAGGAAATCCCCTGTTCCTCTAGCCTGCAGCTTCTCTTTGTGTCCTCACAGCATCATGTGCGGTCCTATGTCAGCTCTTGCTTCAGTCATGTGCTCTTCATTTAGCATGTCACCACATCCTTTCACTGTTCTTGctgtgtatatatttgtatgcATATGTAAATTATATATTCTGTAGGGTGGAACAAAATCATAATAGTTATACTTTCCATTGCTGTGTGGCCTCGCTTTGCCACAACCTCAGCATCCTGTATATTATTCACACACCTACGCTGTGTTTATCTATAAGTGCCTTAATAAGACGCACATTACTAGCACACAGTTCTCTACATTGGGGCAAAATAGTAACGGTACAGTAGAAGTCAGTGGCGGTAAGATGAGGTCTTGTATAAAAGGAGAATtgaatatgtcttttttttttgatacaCTTCCTTTTTGCTATGGACCATGTATGTAAGCGGCCGCACAGGAAAGAATAGATACAGTAGAAGAGAAAGGAGTATGATACTTAAATATCACCTTGGGAAATTCGTCGTGTACTCAGTGGTGATTCattctgttttcagtttaacatcaacacatcaTGTCCACCTCAAAATCCGCAAACTATGGGCCGCAGCTGTCAGACAGTTACTTCTGAGCGCATGTAATTTGTCTCATACTATCAGCGTATCATTAGATCTCTTTAAAATtctgccacctagtggtaaaATTCTGAGCTACACAACATGAACAGAGACTCCCTTTTAGTTTTGCCCAAGTACGGTATAAATTTAGTATAAGTCAGTTTCATCATCTCACTCTCATCAGTTCTTACTTCTAAGACAGAGAATAATTTAAACATGGATGTCCTAATGTCTGGAAGTTGTCTGCCCGATGTGATGCAATTCTTGCCTTTTCATCATTAAACCAAACTTTAAAGGCactccttttttatttaatgtgaatAGTTTTGTACTTCAAGCAACTCGTATTATAGCGTAGAAGCCAGATATGTTCGCGTGTGAATGAGAAGATTCCCTAACAGTCAGTCTCTCACTGTATGTATCTGGCTTTGAGTTTGGTATTTTAATTATAGCGTCTCTGTAACATTTTGGTCTCTCTGGGACAGAGATGTCTTATTAAAGAACATTAAAGATTCCGTCTCTCAATGTGTGATATCAAGATGGCTCCTTCTTGCTGTTAGCTGacctcactttctctctctctgtctctgtctgtctttagtTCCCAGGCAGAAGGTGATGTAAAGGAGGAGATACTTCAGCCCCCAGAGCCTCACCCTGTACCTCCCATTCTGACCCCGTCTCCCCCTTCAGCCTTCCCCACCGTCACCAACGTACGGCAGGACAACGACCGCTACCACCCCAGACCTGTCATACATGTAATGGCGAATACACAGGCGCAGGTGAGTAACATAAATCTTCTGTCAGGGAcaccattcaaatattttttttcccctttatttgtgaacaaagactgaaaatattgtgtgaaaatgttttgtatgaGGCTAAATTCTATTAATTTTAGCGTTTATatgttttaaagaaacagatggatgatttctcctgtttGACTCTTTATATTTTCTTTGCCTTTTCCTGTCAGAATAAAGACGCGGACAAGCATCAGAACAAGTCAGAACCCAGTCCAAACAAGCAGACGAGTCCCTCAGAGCATAAAGACCAAGATCTACAAAGTCAAAAACAGCAGACTCAGGTGTCAAACCTGGATCTCAACGAGAACTACAACAACAAATTGTCTTCAACGTCGACAAAGTCAGAATCAGGCCAAAGCCAGACTCCGTCGTCGCCCCTCTCCCCTTCTGTTGAATGTTCTGGTGTTCCTCGGATCGAGAGGAAGCTGAGCATTGAGATAAAAAAGGTGCCGCTACAGGAAGGACCTCGTAGTTTTGACACTTCCACCTCCATGGGAGTAGCAGGCgcagtcagcagcagttcagCCAATAGCGCAGGAGTGCTGCAAAGAAGCCACGCCTTCAAAGCCAGAGCTGGCCAATCCCTGCTGACATCTAGCTCCTCGCTGTCAGAGGACTCGGgcactgaaggaggaggaggagcaggcggATGTGGGGAGAGTCCAGCAGACGGAGGCGGAGTTCTCACCAGACCGAACCACCTCCCTGTGAAGAGCGAGAAGGGAGAGACACTGGGAGGGGAGAAAGCGGAGATGAAGGCTGGTCACGCAGCGTGGGCTCAGGCCTGCAACAGCCCAGATAAACAGTTCCccaaaacctcctcctcctcttcctcctcagagcGTGTcgcaccttcctcctcctcctcctcccacctctcctcctcctcgtcctcctcatcGTCCACTCCCGTTAGGACTGCCCTGAGTTTCACAAACCCCCTGCACTCCGACAACTCGGACGAGGAGGGGGACGGAGAGATGTCCGGAGGAAGGGAGGGTTGTCGCACTAATGTTTCCACGGCGACGGCCATGGTAACTGCATCCCCTCAGCATGGAGACCAGCAGCCGGTCAGGAAGGTGTTGCCCATGTCGATCGCAGGGCGGAGCTCTCCGTCACCCTCTGCAAACACAGCAAGTATGTCAATCAGCTGCTTTTATTTAGTGAGTGAATCTAATTCCTTTTAACTAACTGGCTGCTCTCCTGACACAAGCAATTAACAACAATTAAGGAAGTCGGATAAATAGACATCTGGATGAGATAAGGAGTCAGGTCAGACGTTACTTAAATGACTCGATTAAACACTCAGGGTCCATTCAGTTCATTTCTGAGGAGTTAAAGTTCCCATGAAATCAAAACAGATTTTCAAGCTTTTTATCACACATGATCATTTGCTATATGCCAGTATCTGGCCTAACAATGACAAAAGGTTGTTTTGTAagtattttacagtttgttaTGTCCTGGAAAAAATGTGGATGATTGATTGGACACTTAGACGAAATGCTTTTGCATCCAATGAAACACTTTTTATGATGGCACTGGAGTGGAATGTTTTCTTGTACACACAGAAACTAACTTTATCCACAGATTTGGTTGAAACTTGATTAAATCTGCAAGGATTAATCAATGGATCAACTAATGATCAACTAACTAATCAACTATTTAAataattgccaactattttgagaATTGACTAAGCAGTTggaggttgttttttgtttaatgaaatgaaaaaaaattctgacattttatgatGCAAACAACTAATCAACTAATCCGAAAAGATAATCAATAGTTGTTGCCCTAACTTGCCAGTCAGTATTTGCAACATTCCCTTCCTAGCTGCCTGTTTTTataggaaaaacacaaatatacagaATCAAACAGCAGTCTGCCAGCAGTTTTCATGGGAAATTTAATTTCTTCTCACTGAAACGCATGTAAACGCAGAGACTAACTCTGACAGCCTGTCTTTATGATCTAATCACATATTTGCTCAGGGTCGAGTCAGTCGAGTCATTTTCAGGGTCAGAAAGGAGACAGGTCTAGGACAGTCAGACCACATGCTAATGACATATTGTATCCGTCACCcacccaccaacacacacacacacacacacacacactgtgctgtactgtttttactgctgtaaagacagaggcagagagagggaaaaacaggacacaaagaaagaaaggaagaacaagaagaaaccAGACAGAGTGAGATAGCTCCAGTCTCATTTGAAGCATGGCTGTATGACTAATTGGTTGGTTTGCGAGGAATGCTGCAAATGTTAACAGGCAAACATCTGTCAAAACAACTCcactctttttttcttacagcttgtgtgtgtttgtataagtGAGTGAATTCACGAACTGGGAGGGAgagcaaaatatatttttgtgtgtttttatgtgtgtgtgtgcagagaacTATGTGTGCATGATGGATGGTGAAGGATCCACACTGCATGTTGCTGATAAATACACATTCACCAACTCTGTGTGCACGTTGGGTTGAAGAGAGCAGTGTCACACTGTCTGTGCATCGGTATGGCCTCACTGTCATGACTGCAGCGATTTAGATGTGGTTTGATTCTTCTGGGGACCGAGATCGCTCCTTTTTCCGCGTTGATTTCAAAATCATGAGATTCTGAAATCTGATTCTTGCTCTGATTGGCGCTGACATGGAATGTGGAATGGTTTGGCGTGGACGTTGGTTTGGAATGGTTTGATCTTGAATGGGTTCAAAGCTTGATTTAAATAAGACTGAACTGCATTTTTATTGAATATTTGGAAATTACCTGTGAGGGTGCATAACATCAATCAAAAGAGACCAGAGCTAAACCAGAGCacttcagacagagggggaatacagtgctgaaGGCAGAgataactgttgtgttgttttagcATTATAACATCTCAACCTGTTCTGGTAgtcacccaaaataaaatcatgaacctGATAATGAGAAAAACTCCTTTACAgttgaaaaactgtttcacATTAACAAAACATGCTTCTGCTATATAACCCAAATAAATCCAAATGTTTTGGTGCCATTCGGATGTCAGGTATCATGCATCATGCACTCCTCACGTATTTCCAATATTTAAAACTAAATGCAGAGATATTTGCCTCACAGTCCTGAAGTGGACTGTTTATGGTCTGCTTGGCTTTCTGGCTCATTGTTATTAATTTGGGCTGCGGTAGCGCTTTGTGATCAGATATAAAACGCTGATGGCTGCTGTTTGATTGGTTGCAAGAATCTAACGACTGCTTGTTGACAACTTTCACTGAGCAAATTGCTGCTTCTTTGGTTGGTTACGAGGAAGCTGgtggctgcttttttttctctccgacGAATCAGTCAAACTTTATATTtattgtacatttcatataggTTTAAGCAATAAAAAGAGTTAGAATGGGTAACCAATGCATGGAAAGggtatgtaaaacattttaaatatacaaaGATTGCAAGTAAAATTTGAAGCTGAAATCTGCAAATTTGATAATGAGAAGGtaagaatacaaaataaacacaacaatcaAATAGACACTGAAATTGTCATTTAAAGGATAGAGTTAGCCGTCAGtgtaattcatattttaatattCAGTATTCAATAAAATTCTAATAAAAGAAGGTGAACTCTATTTCAACAGTTACTGATTCCCTCTGTTGGTAGCAGCAGCACTAAGTGATGATCTTATTCTGTTATCTTTGTCTTTGAAGCTAGAGTTTGTAATTGCACTGTTAACAGCACTCAATTTAAATGAGGAAAGGCAGTCAAGTCGTCCTCATTGGCTCCTGCTCTCATCGCTTACGGTGACATTAACCTCCCGTACAATCACCTAATGTCCTCCTAAAAATGGTGCAAAGCTAGATGAGCCATGGTCTAACTCTGGCCTTCATTAGGACTAATTTTACACTAATCTGGGCTGATTTATGGGCTTTTCCTTGGGCAGTCTTAAATGCAGCAGGAAGTACTCTCAGCTTCAAATGATTAATTCCCAGCAGTCTTCTTTAGTCATGGAGTTAAAAATGGTTTTATTAAAAAGGGGGCAGCCAGAGCGGAAGAAAATGTCTAAATCTTTAGAAATATGAGCTGGCAGTTCAGTGAAAACCATAAAACAAGTTCAAGTTCTTCATTTATCACTCTTCTAAGACACAACTGGCGGCACACATAGACTGGCAAACAAGACACCATGAATTAAAGTCACTAAAAGAAAAGGTGAATAGTCCATAGTCTTGTATAAAAAAACTGACATGTGAAAACAATTTTGAGTAATAGAAAAAGATCAACGGTAATAAGCTAGACACAGTGATGGTAAGATGAAGCCAAGTCAAACATTGATGATATACAAtctgttgccagtttattaggtaCACTTCACCAAGCTAGTGCATTCTAATACAACAGTCCTGCAATAAATTGTATGTTCACGAAGACCATAATGTTCCGTTTTTATTGAAACCTTTTAAGAGGTATTTATTCAACATTAATTATCACTTTAGGCTGCTGTTTGGGGTGCTGTGTGACCTCATTTATATCACTGAATGGCGGTAACATAACACAAACACTGCTCTGTGTAAAGCACCATAAACTGACCATTATAACCTTGTGAATGGTGGGATTAGTTGTAGACTTAGTTGTAGCGAGGTGTAGCTAATAAACAGGCAGCTGAATTTAAGTATTCTGTAGTATTTATATCACCGAATTTGATACAACCATCACAGCTAGAATGACTGAAAGGAGATTATAAAATCAATTAGGGTCAATCAATAGTGTATCTCTGTCAAACAAGGCTAATAGTTTATATTAAAGACatatgcaaaacaaacaaaccaaaacaaaaatctaaGGAGACTGCTCTATAATAAGGTTCTTCATACAGAACGACTTCTTGGATATTGTCCTTGAATTAAAAagagacatattttttttagttgGACGATAAGTAGCTTTTTATCAGGGAGATCAGGCGCCGTCAAGATTCTGATGTCAGTGCTGTGTCGGGCAGAGATAAATGAAAGCAGTCATTGAATCCTTTCAGGTGAATTAGTCCATTTCCTCATATTCCCGTTGCATAATCATAGTCTGAGATTATTTAGATAATGCTCAGTTTGAAGAGGGTAAGATCAAGAG contains the following coding sequences:
- the ptpn12 gene encoding tyrosine-protein phosphatase non-receptor type 12 isoform X4; this translates as MDQAGILRKFIQGVKAMSEGDEERGEDNFGSDFMRLRRLSTKYRTEKIYPTNVGEREENVKKNRYKDILPFDHTRVKLALKTTNQDTDYVNANFIKGMDGPEAYIATQGPLPNTVMDFWRMNWEYNVAVIVMACREFEMGRKKCERYFPLLGEDPMSFGPFRISCESEQARTDYFIRALTVEYENETRRITQFHYMNWPDHDVPSSFDSILDMIGLMREYQENDDVPICVHCSAGCGRTGAICAIDYTWNLLKAGKIPEDFNVFRLIQEMRTQRHSAVQTKEQYELVHKAIAQLFEKQLQLLESPTNAQIHDGMDERSPDKAGHQSDDERWDTPPPKPPRIRSSQAEGDVKEEILQPPEPHPVPPILTPSPPSAFPTVTNVRQDNDRYHPRPVIHVMANTQAQNKDADKHQNKSEPSPNKQTSPSEHKDQDLQSQKQQTQVSNLDLNENYNNKLSSTSTKSESGQSQTPSSPLSPSVECSGVPRIERKLSIEIKKVPLQEGPRSFDTSTSMGVAGAVSSSSANSAGVLQRSHAFKARAGQSLLTSSSSLSEDSGTEGGGGAGGCGESPADGGGVLTRPNHLPVKSEKGETLGGEKAEMKAGHAAWAQACNSPDKQFPKTSSSSSSSERVAPSSSSSSHLSSSSSSSSSTPVRTALSFTNPLHSDNSDEEGDGEMSGGREGCRTNVSTATAMVTASPQHGDQQPVRKVLPMSIAGRSSPSPSANTANPLEVKSPASAEWSGSHKDVSECVKKTSPADPASAGTTATDSKADLGGVR
- the ptpn12 gene encoding tyrosine-protein phosphatase non-receptor type 12 isoform X3, with translation MDQAGILRKFIQGVKAMSEGDEERGEDNFGSDFMRLRRLSTKYRTEKIYPTNVGEREENVKKNRYKDILPFDHTRVKLALKTTNQDTDYVNANFIKGMDGPEAYIATQGPLPNTVMDFWRMNWEYNVAVIVMACREFEMGRKKCERYFPLLGEDPMSFGPFRISCESEQARTDYFIRALTVEYENETRRITQFHYMNWPDHDVPSSFDSILDMIGLMREYQENDDVPICVHCSAGCGRTGAICAIDYTWNLLKAGKIPEDFNVFRLIQEMRTQRHSAVQTKEQYELVHKAIAQLFEKQLQLLESPTNAQIHDGMDERSPDKAGHQSDDERWDTPPPKPPRIRSSQAEGDVKEEILQPPEPHPVPPILTPSPPSAFPTVTNVRQDNDRYHPRPVIHVMANTQAQNKDADKHQNKSEPSPNKQTSPSEHKDQDLQSQKQQTQVSNLDLNENYNNKLSSTSTKSESGQSQTPSSPLSPSVECSGVPRIERKLSIEIKKVPLQEGPRSFDTSTSMGVAGAVSSSSANSAGVLQRSHAFKARAGQSLLTSSSSLSEDSGTEGGGGAGGCGESPADGGGVLTRPNHLPVKSEKGETLGGEKAEMKAGHAAWAQACNSPDKQFPKTSSSSSSSERVAPSSSSSSHLSSSSSSSSSTPVRTALSFTNPLHSDNSDEEGDGEMSGGREGCRTNVSTATAMVTASPQHGDQQPVRKVLPMSIAGRSSPSPSANTANPLEVKSPASAEWSGSHKDVSECVKKTSPADPASAGTTATDSKADLGFGNRCIQPKGPREPPLEWT
- the ptpn12 gene encoding tyrosine-protein phosphatase non-receptor type 12 isoform X2, which encodes MDQAGILRKFIQGVKAMSEGDEERGEDNFGSDFMRLRRLSTKYRTEKIYPTNVGEREENVKKNRYKDILPFDHTRVKLALKTTNQDTDYVNANFIKGMDGPEAYIATQGPLPNTVMDFWRMNWEYNVAVIVMACREFEMGRKKCERYFPLLGEDPMSFGPFRISCESEQARTDYFIRALTVEYENETRRITQFHYMNWPDHDVPSSFDSILDMIGLMREYQENDDVPICVHCSAGCGRTGAICAIDYTWNLLKAGKIPEDFNVFRLIQEMRTQRHSAVQTKEQYELVHKAIAQLFEKQLQLLESPTNAQIHDGMDERSPDKAGHQSDDERWDTPPPKPPRIRSSQAEGDVKEEILQPPEPHPVPPILTPSPPSAFPTVTNVRQDNDRYHPRPVIHVMANTQAQNKDADKHQNKSEPSPNKQTSPSEHKDQDLQSQKQQTQVSNLDLNENYNNKLSSTSTKSESGQSQTPSSPLSPSVECSGVPRIERKLSIEIKKVPLQEGPRSFDTSTSMGVAGAVSSSSANSAGVLQRSHAFKARAGQSLLTSSSSLSEDSGTEGGGGAGGCGESPADGGGVLTRPNHLPVKSEKGETLGGEKAEMKAGHAAWAQACNSPDKQFPKTSSSSSSSERVAPSSSSSSHLSSSSSSSSSTPVRTALSFTNPLHSDNSDEEGDGEMSGGREGCRTNVSTATAMVTASPQHGDQQPVRKVLPMSIAGRSSPSPSANTANCWDSDDSPPPLPARTPESFILATDPLEVKSPASAEWSGSHKDVSECVKKTSPADPASAGTTATDSKADLGGVR
- the ptpn12 gene encoding tyrosine-protein phosphatase non-receptor type 12 isoform X1; this encodes MDQAGILRKFIQGVKAMSEGDEERGEDNFGSDFMRLRRLSTKYRTEKIYPTNVGEREENVKKNRYKDILPFDHTRVKLALKTTNQDTDYVNANFIKGMDGPEAYIATQGPLPNTVMDFWRMNWEYNVAVIVMACREFEMGRKKCERYFPLLGEDPMSFGPFRISCESEQARTDYFIRALTVEYENETRRITQFHYMNWPDHDVPSSFDSILDMIGLMREYQENDDVPICVHCSAGCGRTGAICAIDYTWNLLKAGKIPEDFNVFRLIQEMRTQRHSAVQTKEQYELVHKAIAQLFEKQLQLLESPTNAQIHDGMDERSPDKAGHQSDDERWDTPPPKPPRIRSSQAEGDVKEEILQPPEPHPVPPILTPSPPSAFPTVTNVRQDNDRYHPRPVIHVMANTQAQNKDADKHQNKSEPSPNKQTSPSEHKDQDLQSQKQQTQVSNLDLNENYNNKLSSTSTKSESGQSQTPSSPLSPSVECSGVPRIERKLSIEIKKVPLQEGPRSFDTSTSMGVAGAVSSSSANSAGVLQRSHAFKARAGQSLLTSSSSLSEDSGTEGGGGAGGCGESPADGGGVLTRPNHLPVKSEKGETLGGEKAEMKAGHAAWAQACNSPDKQFPKTSSSSSSSERVAPSSSSSSHLSSSSSSSSSTPVRTALSFTNPLHSDNSDEEGDGEMSGGREGCRTNVSTATAMVTASPQHGDQQPVRKVLPMSIAGRSSPSPSANTANCWDSDDSPPPLPARTPESFILATDPLEVKSPASAEWSGSHKDVSECVKKTSPADPASAGTTATDSKADLGFGNRCIQPKGPREPPLEWT